In Rahnella variigena, one DNA window encodes the following:
- the holB gene encoding DNA polymerase III subunit delta': MNWYPWLSAPYRQLTGQYLTGRGHHAVLMHAAAGIGDEALVYGLSRWLLCQHKDGEKSCGSCHSCQLMIAGNHPDWHILQPEKGKNSLGIDPVRQLIETLYNYSQQGGSKVVWIPQTELLTEAAANALLKTLEEPPAGTYFLLGCREPSALLATIRSRCFYWHLPVPEEALAVQWINRQLSADPVSIKTALRLTNGAPLSAIELLQPERWKQRVALCQQLYTQCQQQDMLSLLPQLNHDDAPERLYWLATLLLDAIKWQQQAGQFIINHDQQPLIALLAGAQSSVALQQSVSAWMHCRHQLLSIVGVNRELLLTEQLLEWEQMLQGTVSASIFSSALSR, encoded by the coding sequence ATGAACTGGTATCCGTGGCTCAGCGCCCCTTATCGCCAGCTGACAGGGCAATATCTGACAGGCCGCGGGCATCATGCGGTGCTGATGCATGCCGCAGCGGGGATCGGGGATGAGGCGCTGGTATATGGTCTGAGCCGCTGGCTGCTGTGCCAGCACAAGGACGGCGAAAAGAGTTGTGGTTCATGCCACAGCTGTCAGCTGATGATTGCCGGCAACCATCCTGACTGGCATATCCTGCAACCTGAAAAAGGCAAAAACTCGCTGGGCATTGATCCGGTGCGTCAGCTCATCGAAACGCTCTACAATTATTCCCAGCAGGGCGGTTCGAAAGTTGTCTGGATCCCGCAAACGGAATTGCTGACCGAAGCCGCAGCGAATGCCTTGCTGAAAACGCTGGAAGAACCCCCGGCGGGCACCTATTTCCTGCTCGGATGCCGCGAACCTTCGGCGTTACTGGCAACGATCCGCAGCCGCTGTTTCTACTGGCATCTGCCGGTACCGGAAGAAGCGCTGGCAGTGCAGTGGATTAACCGTCAGCTCAGTGCTGATCCTGTCTCGATCAAAACCGCATTGCGTCTGACCAACGGTGCGCCGTTGTCAGCCATTGAACTGTTGCAGCCGGAACGCTGGAAGCAACGCGTGGCATTATGCCAGCAGCTTTATACGCAATGTCAGCAACAGGATATGCTTTCCCTGTTGCCGCAGCTTAATCATGATGATGCGCCGGAACGTCTGTACTGGCTGGCGACGTTACTTCTTGATGCCATTAAATGGCAGCAACAGGCGGGGCAGTTCATCATCAACCACGATCAGCAGCCGTTAATTGCGTTGCTCGCCGGTGCGCAGTCCAGCGTGGCTTTACAGCAATCGGTGAGTGCCTGGATGCATTGCCGCCATCAGCTGCTTTCTATCGTCGGTGTTAACCGTGAGTTACTGCTGACCGAACAACTTCTTGAGTGGGAACAGATGCTTCAGGGCACGGTTTCTGCGTCGATTTTCAGTTCCGCGCTTTCCCGCTGA
- a CDS encoding metal-dependent hydrolase: MFLVDSHCHLDSLDYNELHSGVDNVLEKARERDVKFMLAVATTLPGYRAMTQLIGDRPDVAFSCGVHPLNIDDGYDFAELRELAASPKVVAMGETGLDYFYQKEAHQLKLQQDSFREHIRIGRELNKPVIVHTRDARQDTLDILKAENAGECGGVLHCFTEDLPTAKFLLDLGFFISFSGIVTFRNAEALREVARYVPLDRLLVETDSPYLAPVPHRGKENQPAYVRDVADYMAVLKGVSVEQLAEATTANFSRLFHIDTSSLI; this comes from the coding sequence ATGTTTTTAGTCGATTCCCACTGTCATCTCGACAGCCTTGATTACAATGAGCTGCACTCCGGCGTGGATAACGTGCTGGAAAAAGCCCGTGAACGTGACGTGAAATTTATGCTGGCGGTGGCGACCACATTGCCCGGTTATCGTGCGATGACACAGCTGATTGGCGACCGTCCCGACGTTGCATTTTCCTGCGGTGTGCATCCGCTGAATATTGACGATGGCTATGATTTCGCAGAACTGCGTGAGCTTGCCGCCAGCCCGAAAGTGGTGGCGATGGGTGAAACCGGTCTGGATTATTTTTATCAGAAAGAAGCGCATCAGCTGAAACTGCAACAGGATTCATTCCGCGAGCACATCCGCATTGGCCGCGAGCTGAACAAACCGGTGATCGTCCATACACGTGATGCCCGTCAGGATACGCTGGATATTCTCAAAGCAGAGAACGCAGGGGAGTGCGGTGGTGTTTTGCATTGCTTCACCGAGGATCTGCCGACGGCAAAATTCCTGCTGGATCTGGGGTTCTTTATCTCGTTCTCAGGGATTGTGACTTTCCGTAACGCTGAAGCGTTGCGTGAAGTGGCCCGTTATGTACCGCTGGATCGTTTGCTGGTGGAAACTGACTCGCCGTATCTGGCACCCGTGCCACATCGTGGTAAAGAGAACCAGCCTGCTTATGTACGGGACGTTGCCGATTACATGGCCGTGCTCAAAGGTGTGAGTGTGGAACAGCTGGCAGAAGCGACCACTGCAAACTTTTCACGATTATTTCACATCGATACTTCCTCCCTGATCTAA